The following coding sequences lie in one bacterium genomic window:
- a CDS encoding four helix bundle protein, translating to MKENGGNFHKELRVLVDRYAHRVYDCTQSFPKEEIFGVTSQLRRSALSVALNYIEGYARQRPAVLKNFLEISYGSLKESKYLIYFSFKRGYINKKEYDELLALAEEIGAMLWGILSKLK from the coding sequence ATGAAAGAAAATGGCGGGAATTTTCATAAAGAATTGAGGGTGCTTGTAGATAGGTATGCTCATAGAGTGTATGACTGCACGCAATCATTTCCGAAAGAAGAAATTTTTGGAGTAACCTCACAATTAAGAAGGTCTGCATTGTCTGTAGCTCTAAATTACATTGAGGGGTATGCTCGACAGAGACCTGCGGTTTTAAAAAATTTCCTAGAAATATCATATGGTTCTCTCAAGGAGAGCAAGTATCTGATCTATTTCTCTTTTAAACGCGGTTATATAAATAAAAAAGAGTATGACGAGCTTTTAGCATTGGCTGAAGAAATCGGCGCCATGCTGTGGGGAATACTCTCAAAGCTTAAATAA
- a CDS encoding rRNA adenine dimethyltransferase family protein encodes MRAKKSLGQNFLTSRGVARDIVAAAQIAPDDVVLEIGPGKGFLTEGLLQKAGKVIAVEKDVRMISYLKDKFAQEIRNGKLELVHGDILTLNPTNYKLKTNTYKLVANIPYYITGEILRTFLSGDLQPQRMVLMVQKEVADRIVARPRHSGARDGKPFDPVRLGSFDKTQDKSPQAAQGKESILSMSVKAYGTPRYIQKVPARYFSPEPNVDSAVLLIENISKNNFAGEQDENAFFELMKRGFAHKRKMLWGNLKNFYEPKKLGEGFEKCDIASTVRAENLSLNQWFCLGEALMTRS; translated from the coding sequence ATGCGAGCAAAAAAATCACTCGGTCAAAATTTTTTAACGTCGCGCGGAGTTGCGCGAGATATTGTCGCGGCTGCACAGATTGCTCCGGACGATGTCGTGCTTGAGATCGGCCCCGGGAAAGGATTCCTTACCGAGGGTCTTTTACAAAAAGCGGGGAAGGTAATCGCGGTGGAAAAAGATGTGCGAATGATTTCATATTTGAAAGATAAATTTGCGCAAGAAATCAGAAATGGAAAATTAGAACTCGTGCACGGCGACATTCTTACTCTTAATCCCACTAACTACAAACTAAAAACTAATACCTATAAACTTGTCGCTAACATCCCTTACTACATCACCGGAGAAATCTTGCGAACATTTCTTTCGGGAGATCTGCAACCGCAACGAATGGTCTTGATGGTGCAAAAAGAGGTCGCGGACAGAATTGTGGCACGCCCCCGCCATAGCGGGGCAAGGGATGGCAAACCCTTCGACCCGGTTCGACTAGGCTCCTTCGATAAAACTCAGGATAAATCACCACAAGCCGCTCAGGGTAAAGAAAGTATTCTTTCGATGAGCGTAAAAGCATACGGAACACCCCGTTATATACAAAAAGTTCCCGCACGATATTTTTCTCCGGAACCAAATGTCGATTCCGCGGTACTTCTCATAGAAAACATTTCAAAAAATAATTTTGCGGGTGAGCAAGATGAGAATGCATTTTTTGAGCTCATGAAGCGAGGATTCGCGCACAAGCGAAAGATGCTTTGGGGAAACTTAAAAAATTTTTACGAACCTAAAAAACTTGGGGAGGGTTTTGAGAAATGTGATATTGCGTCAACGGTACGGGCAGAAAATCTCTCGCTTAATCAGTGGTTTTGTTTAGGTGAAGCACTTATGACTCGTTCTTAA
- a CDS encoding PrgI family protein yields MQFQVPQYIEVEDKLVGPLSLKQFVYLAGAGGISYILFRKMPLYISLPLIAIVVGFALALAFYPREKFGKPFIEILQSGVRYFMHPRLYTWKKVPPNITPGQPPVQQSSSFSMPIPTVTEGKLKNLSWNVDVAGNKEEPVTEHELPTTGRRDM; encoded by the coding sequence GTGCAATTCCAAGTACCTCAATATATAGAAGTGGAAGACAAGCTTGTGGGTCCGCTCTCCCTCAAGCAATTCGTCTATCTTGCCGGCGCAGGAGGGATTTCCTATATCCTCTTTAGAAAAATGCCTCTGTATATTTCGTTGCCCTTAATTGCCATTGTTGTCGGATTTGCGCTTGCGCTTGCGTTTTATCCACGTGAAAAATTCGGCAAGCCGTTCATTGAGATACTTCAATCGGGAGTGCGTTATTTTATGCACCCCCGCCTCTACACATGGAAAAAGGTTCCCCCCAATATAACCCCGGGACAACCTCCCGTACAGCAAAGTTCTAGTTTTTCAATGCCTATACCTACCGTGACCGAAGGAAAACTTAAAAACTTGTCGTGGAACGTTGATGTTGCGGGAAACAAAGAAGAGCCGGTGACCGAGCACGAACTGCCAACAACAGGAAGACGTGATATGTAG